The following are encoded in a window of Actinomyces oris genomic DNA:
- a CDS encoding SPFH domain-containing protein, with the protein MPFVSIILLLVAVLVIVAIFRAVRIVKQSTAIIVERLGRFQAAYGAGMHFLVPFIDRVRNIMDLREQVVSFPPQPVITSDNLVVSIDSVVYYQITDPMRATYEISNYLQAIEQLTVTTLRNVVGSMDLEQTLTSRDQINGQLRGVLDQATGRWGIRVNSVELKSIDPPASIQGSMEQQMRAERDRRAAILTAEGVKQSQILTAEGDKQSAILRAEGQAQSAILKAQGESRAILQVFDAIHRGNADSKLLAYQYLQTLPKIANGSSSKMWIVPTEFTAALDGIAGALGGGKDGGPSGGPNDSDDDAARPGVDLSGSELDLGIASDLASTSLQAPEEALAQARGEVESASQEASEEPAPKADVSPKAPADEADGGATVSVPTSDGVEGAHAARGSHVADPEEAQPGSVPPRGGYGIQAQPGYGTPPGAPQGPYGA; encoded by the coding sequence GTGCCTTTCGTCTCCATCATCTTGCTTCTCGTGGCCGTCCTGGTCATCGTCGCCATCTTCCGGGCGGTGCGGATCGTCAAGCAGAGTACTGCGATCATCGTTGAGCGCCTGGGGCGCTTCCAGGCGGCTTACGGCGCTGGAATGCACTTCCTGGTGCCCTTCATCGACCGGGTGCGCAACATCATGGACCTGCGTGAGCAGGTCGTCTCCTTCCCGCCTCAGCCCGTCATCACATCCGACAACCTCGTCGTGAGCATCGACTCGGTGGTCTACTACCAGATCACCGACCCCATGCGCGCCACCTACGAGATCTCCAACTACCTGCAGGCCATTGAGCAGCTGACGGTCACCACGCTGCGTAACGTCGTCGGCTCCATGGACCTGGAGCAGACGCTGACCAGCCGCGACCAGATCAATGGCCAGTTGCGCGGCGTCCTGGACCAGGCCACCGGCCGCTGGGGAATCCGCGTCAACAGCGTGGAGCTGAAGTCCATCGACCCGCCGGCCTCCATCCAGGGCTCCATGGAGCAGCAGATGCGCGCCGAGCGTGACCGCCGCGCCGCGATCCTGACCGCCGAGGGTGTCAAGCAGTCCCAGATTCTTACGGCCGAGGGTGACAAGCAGTCCGCGATCCTGCGCGCCGAGGGTCAGGCGCAGTCCGCGATCCTCAAGGCACAGGGTGAGTCGCGCGCCATCCTTCAGGTCTTCGACGCCATCCACCGTGGTAACGCCGACTCCAAGTTGCTGGCCTACCAGTACCTCCAGACCCTGCCCAAGATCGCCAACGGCTCCTCCTCCAAGATGTGGATCGTGCCCACGGAGTTCACGGCGGCGCTCGACGGCATCGCCGGCGCCCTGGGCGGTGGCAAGGACGGCGGACCCAGTGGCGGCCCGAACGACTCCGATGACGACGCCGCCCGTCCCGGTGTCGACCTCTCGGGCAGCGAGCTCGACCTGGGCATCGCCTCGGACCTGGCCAGCACCAGTCTCCAGGCCCCCGAGGAGGCCCTCGCCCAGGCCCGTGGTGAGGTCGAGTCGGCCTCCCAGGAGGCCAGTGAGGAGCCCGCACCCAAGGCAGACGTCTCCCCGAAGGCTCCCGCGGACGAGGCCGACGGCGGGGCCACCGTGAGCGTTCCGACCTCCGACGGCGTCGAGGGGGCACACGCCGCGCGCGGCAGCCACGTGGCCGACCCTGAGGAGGCCCAGCCCGGTTCCGTGCCCCCTCGCGGCGGATACGGCATCCAGGCCCAGCCCGGCTACGGCACGCCTCCCGGCGCGCCCCAGGGTCCCTACGGAGCCTGA
- a CDS encoding NfeD family protein, whose product MEWLFWVAGALLLVVVETMTADLTFLMIAGGALGGGLTSFLGGPVWAQVVVFACVSTLLLFAVRPWAKRRLAAATPQMKTNVEALIGRSAVTITPVDREGGRVRLGGEEWSARLAAVAQGGATRLEAGVSVTVAQIDGAVAVVAPVTASTASTAAPAS is encoded by the coding sequence ATGGAATGGCTGTTCTGGGTCGCAGGGGCGTTGCTCCTCGTCGTCGTTGAGACGATGACAGCGGATCTCACCTTCCTCATGATCGCCGGAGGTGCGCTGGGAGGAGGGCTGACATCCTTCCTCGGCGGGCCCGTGTGGGCGCAGGTCGTGGTCTTCGCCTGCGTCTCCACCCTGCTTCTCTTCGCGGTGCGCCCCTGGGCCAAGCGTCGCCTGGCGGCCGCCACCCCGCAGATGAAGACCAACGTCGAGGCCCTCATCGGTCGGTCTGCCGTCACCATTACTCCTGTCGACCGTGAAGGCGGGCGGGTGCGCCTGGGCGGTGAGGAGTGGAGCGCCCGACTGGCTGCCGTCGCCCAGGGAGGCGCCACCCGTCTGGAGGCCGGGGTGAGTGTGACCGTGGCCCAGATCGACGGAGCCGTGGCCGTAGTCGCCCCGGTAACCGCCTCCACCGCCTCCACCGCCGCCCCCGCGTCCTGA
- a CDS encoding ABC transporter ATP-binding protein, with protein MTSVLHLDDVSLHRGSHQILSHVSWSVDEGQHWVLLGSNGAGKTTIARIASARLFPSSGTVDVLSERLGRVDVSELHPRIGLLSSALAANVQNGEKVLGVVLSASYGRIGRWREEYDDFDLERAHALLGALGAAHLVDRSWGTLSSGERKRVELARALMPDPEMLFLDEPASGLDLAGREQLLAALTEIISSPDSPSMVLVTHHLEEIPEGFTHALTLREGKVVGSGPLQEVLTADTISTTFGMPLEVTYDRGRYAARGLPAGHGRRVAEARG; from the coding sequence ATGACCAGTGTCCTCCACCTCGACGATGTCTCACTGCACCGCGGCAGCCACCAGATCCTCAGTCACGTCAGCTGGAGCGTGGACGAGGGGCAGCACTGGGTGCTGCTGGGATCCAACGGCGCGGGCAAGACCACGATCGCCAGGATCGCCTCGGCCAGGCTCTTCCCCTCCTCTGGCACAGTGGACGTCCTCTCCGAGCGGCTCGGGCGTGTGGATGTCTCCGAGCTCCACCCCCGTATCGGCCTGTTGTCCTCGGCCCTGGCCGCCAACGTCCAGAACGGCGAGAAGGTACTCGGCGTGGTCCTGTCGGCCTCCTACGGGCGCATCGGGCGTTGGCGCGAGGAGTACGACGACTTCGACCTCGAGCGCGCTCACGCTTTGCTGGGTGCCCTGGGGGCCGCTCACCTGGTCGACCGGTCGTGGGGAACGCTGTCATCGGGGGAGCGCAAGCGCGTCGAGCTGGCCCGTGCTCTCATGCCGGACCCGGAGATGCTCTTCCTGGACGAGCCCGCCTCGGGGCTGGACCTGGCCGGCCGTGAGCAGCTCCTGGCTGCGCTCACCGAGATCATCTCCTCGCCCGACTCGCCCTCCATGGTCCTGGTGACCCACCACCTGGAGGAGATCCCGGAGGGCTTCACCCACGCGCTCACGCTGCGCGAGGGGAAGGTGGTGGGCTCCGGCCCGCTTCAGGAGGTCCTCACCGCGGACACGATCAGCACGACCTTCGGTATGCCGCTGGAGGTCACCTACGACCGCGGTCGTTACGCGGCCAGGGGGCTCCCGGCCGGCCACGGCAGGCGCGTTGCCGAGGCCAGGGGCTGA